One stretch of Amycolatopsis tolypomycina DNA includes these proteins:
- a CDS encoding glycoside hydrolase family 3 N-terminal domain-containing protein, protein MEQPGSHDATATAEGVNRRSLLAGVGGLLAAGGAGALVSPAAAEAVRPERDPRVEALLAKMTVEEKLGQLQLVGTEDAARAALATGRLGGVFSVVGAAKLNALQRVAVEGTRLRIPLIFGLDVIHGYTTNFPIPLAQGASFDPAVAGADATVSAREARRGGIHWTYAPMMDVTHEPRWGRIAEGSGEDPFLAARMAVAKVRGYQGDDIASPDRLAACAKHFVAYGGAEGGRDYNTVDVSLQRLHNLYLPPFKASVEAGVATVMASFNTISGVPAHGNGYVLHDVLKGAYGFRGFVVSDYTGVEELILHGLAGDGADAAAAALPAGVDMEMVSTNYVRYGARLLAERRITREQIDDAVRRILLVKVKLGLFERPYVDEAGEVKAPSPAALAASRQAAGRCMVLLKNDGPVLPLAKSVGSVAVVGSLGTATYDLNGTWAGLGTGAGTTPPVTVVDGIKAAAPGATVTYTAGCTVDGTDTSGFAAAQQAARAAEVTVVVVGETAAMSGEAAARSTIDLPGVQEQLVAAIEETGKPFVVVLVNGRPLTIPALHDTAPAILEAWAPGVQGGHAIADVLFGAVNPGGKLPVSFPRAVGQVPIYYNHENTGRPADPANKYTSKYLDLASGPLYEFGHGLSYTTFRIDGLRLSATRMPARGGRIEVSARVTNTGARAGDEVVQLYLRDPVASIVQPVRRLRGFERVTLAAGAAKTVSFTLTPEDVGFYDNAAKFRVEPGEIQVYVGNSSAATLTASFTVT, encoded by the coding sequence ATGGAACAGCCCGGGAGCCACGACGCCACGGCCACCGCCGAGGGGGTGAACCGGCGGAGCCTGCTCGCCGGGGTCGGTGGCCTGCTCGCCGCCGGGGGAGCGGGCGCGCTGGTCTCTCCGGCCGCCGCCGAAGCCGTCCGGCCGGAGCGTGATCCCCGGGTCGAGGCGCTGCTGGCGAAGATGACCGTCGAGGAGAAGCTCGGCCAGCTCCAGCTCGTCGGCACCGAAGACGCCGCCCGGGCCGCGCTGGCGACCGGGCGGCTCGGCGGCGTCTTTTCCGTTGTGGGCGCGGCGAAGCTCAACGCCTTGCAGCGCGTCGCCGTGGAGGGGACCCGGCTGCGAATCCCGCTGATCTTCGGCCTGGACGTCATCCACGGGTACACCACGAACTTCCCGATCCCGCTGGCCCAGGGCGCGAGCTTCGACCCCGCCGTGGCCGGCGCCGATGCCACGGTCTCCGCGCGGGAGGCGCGGCGCGGCGGGATCCACTGGACCTACGCCCCGATGATGGACGTCACGCACGAGCCGCGGTGGGGGCGGATCGCCGAGGGCTCCGGTGAAGACCCCTTCCTGGCCGCTCGCATGGCCGTCGCCAAGGTGCGCGGCTACCAGGGTGACGACATCGCTTCGCCGGATCGGCTTGCCGCGTGCGCCAAGCACTTCGTCGCCTACGGCGGCGCGGAAGGCGGCCGGGACTACAACACCGTCGACGTCTCGCTGCAGCGGCTGCACAACCTCTACCTGCCGCCGTTCAAGGCGAGCGTCGAGGCCGGCGTGGCGACCGTGATGGCGAGCTTCAACACCATCAGCGGCGTGCCCGCCCACGGCAACGGCTACGTCCTGCACGACGTCCTCAAGGGCGCCTACGGCTTCCGCGGGTTCGTCGTCAGCGACTACACCGGTGTCGAAGAGCTGATCCTGCACGGCTTGGCCGGTGACGGCGCGGACGCCGCGGCCGCGGCGCTGCCCGCGGGCGTCGACATGGAAATGGTCAGCACGAACTACGTCCGGTACGGGGCGCGGCTGCTGGCCGAGCGGCGGATCACCCGCGAGCAGATCGACGACGCGGTCCGCCGGATCCTGCTGGTGAAGGTCAAGCTGGGGTTGTTCGAACGCCCGTATGTCGACGAAGCGGGCGAAGTGAAAGCGCCTTCTCCCGCCGCGCTCGCCGCGTCGCGGCAGGCCGCCGGGCGGTGCATGGTGCTGCTCAAGAACGACGGACCGGTGCTGCCGCTGGCGAAATCGGTCGGTTCGGTGGCCGTCGTCGGATCGCTCGGCACGGCGACCTACGACCTCAACGGCACCTGGGCGGGCCTGGGCACCGGCGCCGGGACGACTCCGCCGGTCACCGTGGTCGACGGCATCAAGGCCGCGGCACCCGGCGCGACGGTGACCTACACCGCCGGCTGCACCGTCGACGGCACGGACACCAGCGGGTTCGCCGCCGCGCAGCAGGCGGCCCGCGCGGCCGAGGTCACCGTCGTCGTGGTCGGCGAAACCGCCGCGATGAGCGGGGAAGCGGCCGCGCGCAGCACCATCGACCTGCCCGGCGTGCAGGAGCAGCTGGTGGCGGCGATCGAGGAGACCGGGAAGCCGTTCGTGGTCGTGCTGGTCAACGGCCGTCCGCTGACGATCCCGGCCCTGCACGACACCGCGCCCGCCATCCTCGAGGCGTGGGCGCCGGGCGTGCAGGGCGGTCACGCGATCGCCGACGTCCTGTTCGGCGCGGTCAACCCCGGCGGCAAGCTGCCGGTCAGCTTCCCGCGCGCGGTCGGCCAGGTCCCGATCTACTACAACCACGAGAACACCGGCCGCCCGGCCGACCCGGCCAACAAGTACACGTCGAAGTACCTCGACCTGGCGTCCGGTCCGCTCTACGAGTTCGGTCACGGGCTGTCGTACACGACGTTCCGCATCGACGGCCTGCGCCTGTCGGCCACCCGGATGCCGGCCCGCGGCGGCCGCATCGAGGTGAGTGCCCGGGTGACCAACACCGGCGCCCGTGCCGGCGACGAGGTCGTCCAGCTCTACCTGCGGGACCCGGTGGCGAGCATCGTGCAGCCGGTCCGGCGGCTGCGCGGGTTCGAGCGGGTGACGCTGGCCGCGGGCGCGGCGAAGACGGTGTCGTTCACCCTCACCCCCGAGGACGTCGGTTTCTACGACAACGCCGCGAAGTTCCGCGTCGAGCCGGGCGAAATCCAGGTCTACGTCGGCAACAGCTCCGCCGCGACGCTGACCGCGAGCTTCACCGTCACCTGA
- a CDS encoding helix-turn-helix domain-containing protein gives MAGALSLIPAAQAVPRTAAKVGPGVWEQQVNTGVSLHFSFEFDNPKAFAGSIAHRAVGELGLFGVACLRHTVHRRPDDLTRAADASFLLTLQLAGSKQLTQDGRATTLRAGEFALYDSERPLTLDVGDDYRSVNVRFRKAALGAPDAAAFTHLVARKFSADHGIAPVVWSAVLGLGSLAPDGQSAGLLVAGNVLDMTATMLRAHAGIAGPAGGDDRLRRRQAVQAYIDERLADPDLRVDTIAAACFVSVRHLHALFRGSGHTVAGWIRHRRVAACKRDLADPAAHAVPVAAIGARWGFADPSHFGQVFKAAAGLTPAEFRRRALR, from the coding sequence ATGGCCGGTGCGTTGAGCCTGATCCCCGCCGCGCAGGCCGTGCCCCGCACGGCGGCCAAGGTCGGCCCCGGCGTCTGGGAACAGCAGGTCAACACGGGGGTGTCGCTGCACTTCAGCTTCGAATTCGACAACCCGAAGGCGTTCGCCGGGTCCATCGCCCACCGGGCCGTCGGTGAGCTCGGCCTGTTCGGCGTCGCCTGCCTGCGCCACACCGTCCACCGCCGTCCCGACGACCTCACGCGCGCCGCCGACGCCTCTTTCCTGCTGACCCTGCAGCTCGCCGGCTCCAAGCAGCTCACCCAGGACGGCCGGGCCACGACCCTGCGGGCGGGCGAGTTCGCGCTCTACGACTCCGAACGGCCGCTGACCCTCGACGTCGGCGACGACTACCGCTCGGTGAACGTGCGCTTCCGCAAGGCGGCGCTCGGCGCCCCCGACGCGGCGGCCTTCACCCACCTGGTGGCCCGGAAGTTCTCCGCCGACCACGGCATCGCGCCCGTCGTCTGGTCGGCCGTCCTCGGCCTCGGCTCGCTGGCCCCGGACGGCCAGTCCGCCGGGCTCCTGGTGGCGGGCAACGTGCTCGACATGACGGCGACGATGCTGCGTGCCCACGCCGGGATCGCCGGGCCGGCCGGGGGCGACGACCGGCTCCGGCGACGACAGGCCGTGCAGGCCTACATCGACGAGCGGCTGGCCGACCCGGACCTGCGCGTCGACACCATCGCGGCGGCGTGCTTCGTCTCCGTGCGCCACCTCCACGCGCTGTTCCGCGGCAGCGGCCACACGGTGGCCGGGTGGATCCGGCACCGCCGGGTGGCGGCCTGCAAGCGCGACCTCGCCGACCCGGCCGCGCACGCCGTCCCGGTGGCGGCGATCGGGGCCCGCTGGGGGTTCGCCGACCCGTCCCACTTCGGGCAGGTCTTCAAGGCCGCCGCCGGGCTCACCCCGGCGGAGTTCCGCCGCCGGGCGCTCAGGTGA